In Sulfolobales archaeon, the genomic window GTGGGATATCTATGTGTATATCGCCTCTTACGCTGCTAGCTCCCAACAGCCTGTGGATCTGGGGTATGATTACTATGTACACAATATAGTATATCAAGCCTATTAAGGCTCCCACCGCAATATCCCCTTTTCTATCCATGTTGCCCACACCCCCTCACAACTATGTGTGCAGGGTAGAGATTGCCCAGCATCGCCGCTATATTGATCTCTACAGCGCTTGGATCTAACGCCTCACCCTTTATACTGACCCTCAAAGTTGCATTTCTATCCCTCGAAAGCAGATCTTGACTCTTCCAGGCAACAGTCTCTCCACCATATCGTATAGATATGTTTATATCAGTAATCGCAATAGATCCTCGATACCATGCCTCCACACTAATCAAATTAATATCCTGTTGCCTTGATATGCCGCATATAACACCTATAGCCAGAGGATCCTCTATCAACTCTATCGAAAGCACAGCTATGGGGATCAAACCCACGAGGGCTACACCACCAACCGATAATGCTAGAACAGCGTTTAGAAACCCCCTCAACCGCCGCCCCTCATAAGCTCGACAGCATTTCTAAGAACTATAGAGCCAACCCACACAGCTATCCCCAGAAACGCTAGCCTAGATGCCAGCGATATAAGGTTGAAGCTTGCCTCTACGAGGGCGTCGCTGAGCGTCCCGCCCTGCCTTGGTATGAGTGGTTCAAATGTGAAGAAAAAGATCAGGGCTATTATAAAGGGGGTTATAAGTAGAGCTAGCCCCAGGGACATGAGGAGGGAAGCAGATCTACCCCTTCTAGCTGGTCTAGTCTCTACCTTCTCCCCCATAAATATCCCCAGAGTATCCTCTTAGGAAGAATATATAGGGCAGGATCCTAGTTTCATTAGACTTCAACTTCTCCGCCTCATCACCCCCTGTTCTACCTTCCATGCCCTTCTTTCGGGAGCTCACCTCTCTCGATAGGAGGCTTTATAGAAGTCCTTCCTCTCTCTAGCAGCTAATCATAGAGTCCACATTAGCCTCAATTTTAGGATAGTTGCTATAAGGAACACGAGCCTCTGCACATTAAAGGTGTGAATGCTATCAACAAACATAGACCATTATAAAACCTAAAACAGCGGTTGTAGGCGCTTGTATTCCAGCCTCTTTTTATCTCTCGAATTGGGTTCTCAGTAAAACCCGCCTTCATCACCTCTCAGAGATCGAGGGCCTCATCCCAATATATATCCTAGCGAGTGGGTTTTATAAGTAGATGGGGGCTATGAAGATAGTGCCTATAGCTGAGGAGAGCCTAGGGGTTAGATCTGTTGCTATGTATGTTGAAACAGATGATCTTAGGATCTTACTGGATCCGGGGATCAGCCTTGCACCGAGGAGGTTTGGATTGCCACCGCATCCTAGGGAGATTAGAAGGGTTGAGGAGCTTAGAGGGGTTATGAGCACATATATATCTAAGTCCTTCTATATATTTATAAGCCATTACCATAGAGATCACTTTACAGTGCCCTATGAGAGCATCTATATGGGGACCAAGAGAGATACATATGTAGATGTATATAGAGGCAAGATTGTTCTTATGAAATCACCCAGAGATCTTAATTATAGCCAGAGGATGAGGTGCCACGGGCTTTTAAAGGCGATCAAGGGTATTGTGGGTAGGGTTGTGGAGGCTGATGGGATCAACATGGAGATCGGATCTACGAGGATCTCGATCTCTGAGTCCCTGCCCCATGGTCCCGAGGGATCTAGGACTGGGAGGGTTATTGCTATAACTATAGATGATGGTGATCAGAGGCTCACATTTATGCCAGATGTGCAGGGGCCTATATCTGAGAGGGCTGTTAGATATGTCCTCAGCATGAGACCATCGATCCTAGTTGTTGGGGGACCCCCGCTATATCTAACCCATGTATTCTCCCAAGAGGATATAGATGCTGGTGTTAGAGGGCTTATAAAGATCATTAACGGTGCTCAGCCAAGGATTATGCTTATAACCCACCACACGCTGAGAAGCCTCGGCTGGAGAAACAGCCTCTCAGAGGTATTCTCAATAGCCTCTACAAAGGGTGTGGAGATCCTGACATACGCTCAGATGGCTGGTAAGGAAGAGGATCTGCTGGAGGCTAGGAGGAGAGAGCTCTTTGAAACAGAGCCCCCACCCGAGGACTATATAGAGCTATTTAAGGGTGAAAAGGGTGAGGAGGATTGAGCCTCTCTAAATGCGATGAATACTATAGATTATATGGAAACATAGATGGAATAATCCTCTCTATAGTTGCTGAGAAGCCGAGGCTGAGCTTTGACAGGCTTAGAGACGAGCTTGAGAAGAGAGGAATATATATGGATGGGCGGTGTTTAAGGAAGATATTAGCCGGGCTTATAAGGAGCGGAAGGATCCATAAGATCCCGGATCAGACATCTAGGAAACTACTACTATCACCACCCAACAGCGGTTAGGGCTTGCATAGCATATAATAATATGACATGGCCTCCGGAGGTTTTAGAGAGGCGTTAGAGCATGTCGATAAAGAGACTCGCCATAGCATCTATAACGCTTTTAGCCCTATCCCTACTACTAATCCCTGTTTCCTACACACCTATAAAGATTGAGAAGAATATAGATGCTATAATAAATATAGATAGCAATATATCTGGATATCTAGAGCAAATCACAGGTTTAGAGGGAGGAGTTAAATATGTTGAGACCATAGATCTATATGTTAATCTAAGCTGCTACAGAGGAACCACCATGAAGATCTACTATGGGAGGGTAGGCGAGGCAATATATATAAGCCCTGGAACAACTATAAAGATCCCTGTGAATGATACGAATAACTATTTATATGTGGAGGGGGTTCCACGGTGCTCTATGAGATTATGGGGCTATATAGAATACCAGGTATATAGATATCTATGGGTTTCCGCACTATCATTCATCCTAGGCCTGTCCGGCGGGATCATACTTCTTAGAATAGTAATAACAGATCTATCTAGGAGACTTAACCAGCATTAGGATCCAATATCTAAGCGGGATCCCCATAGAAACAGGCTGTAAACTTATTATGTATTTGGGGAGAGGTTTATAGCTACATAAATATTAATTCTTATTGAAGCTTTTATAAGCCTTTTTATAAATATTACTGGTGTTTATTGATGGGTAGCCGGGTGCTAGGTGCAATAGCCCTGTTGATCCTGGCTCTAGCTATGTATATACCGAGAGGTGTTGAGGCCCAAGCCCTGGCCGAGCCAAGCGTAATAGCTGTGGATCTAGATAAGAGAACTGTGTATAGGGGCTACCAGTGGGTCGAGGTAACAGCATATATATACATACCCCCAGGAGGATCTATAGTCTCTCTAAGCGGCGTTGCGAATCTATCAGCCGGCATAACCACTATAACACCTCTAGCCTGGGTACAGCCTGTATCCCCTGTGACCAAGGTTGTGGGTAATGTTAGCTATAGCATTAGCAATCTACTAACAGCAAGGATCCATATACCCTATGGAGCTATCGCCGGTAGGGGTGAGCTCGTAGTCTCTATATCCCTCGTAGCTAGGGTTGGCAATACAACCTACACACCTAGCTATGTATTTAGGTTCCCTATAACCATATTAGATCACACACCTGTCGAGAGGACAAGGACTGAGGCTCAGATCAGGCTTGAGAATGCCAGGACAGTATTATCGCTTTTAGAAGCTGTAAGCGGTGTATCGATGCCCGATCTCAAGGCTATGCTGGACAATCTAAGTGCTAGGTTTGACAGGGCTGATGTGCTCCTCTACGAGGAGGGCGATGTGGATAGGGCTCTCAGCATGTATGGAGATGTGATCAGAGATAGCACTGGTATAGTATCACAGGCTATAGCGCTATTCCTCTCTAAGCAGAGGGAATCCAGCTTAGCCCTCGAGTCAAGACTATCTAGGATAGAGGCTAACATCTCATCATCTATAGCAAGGATATCAGCTCTAGAGAGATCTGTTGCATCAGCTGCAGAGGCTATAAGGACTAATGAGGCTTCTATTAGAAGCCTTGCCTCGGCCTTAGCTAACTATAGCAACACGATCAACACCTATCTATCAACGCTCGATAAAAGCATAATAGATACAAACAGAAAGATCGATACTCTAGCCCAGACAATCAACGCAGCTATAGGCAACATGAGCACTGGTATAAACAATAGGCTCAATAGCCTCAGCTCAGCCCTCTCACAGGTACAGCTAGCAATAGTGGTTGTAGCGGTTATGATGCTCATAAGCATAGCTATAGTAGGGATACTGAGGAGAGGATAGGGATTACATATAAAATTAGGCATAAAAATAAATAATTTTTTAAATGCTATGCTAAAAAGTTTATACAGATATGCTTATTAACCTTTAAAAACAATCCATAGGGGATATCTATGGTAGGTTTTGACAGGTTAGCATCTAGATATGGATCTATAGCGATATTAGCTATAATGCTGTTAAGCTTAGCAGCATCTCTAACAATATCTACAAGCGCTCAGACAGCAGCAAAAGATCCCAGAGTAGGGCCCTATATAGATAGGATAACAATGCCTGTCCAGAGAGACTATAGCGTCAGGCTTCTAGCCTTTGAGGCTAACGAATTCGATATCCTAGGGGTGCTCCCTAGAGATCTCGAGAGAATTAGAACAAATAGGCCTGATGCCCATATCATATTCACTATAAGCATAACCTCTCTTGGAGCTCTACACTTTAACGTAGAGCTATGGCCTGTTAAATATCCAGAGGTTAGGAAGGCCCTTGCAATGGTGACAAATAGAGATGAGATAATATCCAAGTCACCCCTCCAGGGTATAGCTATTAAGGATAGCTATATAGTGCCACCAACATATGGCAAGTGGGTCAACCCAGCAACGGATTTTGAGAAGCTATATCCATATAACCCTGATGCGGCAAGGAGACTTCTCTCAACGATATTCCAGCCATGCCCAGATAATCCAAAGTTCTGGTGTGATCCTAAAGAGGGTATGAAGCCTGTCGAGATAGAGATACTCTCGCTGCCGGAGGCCACCTCTCCTGTATATTGGTGGGAGGCCCAGTATTGGAAGGCCCAGGCAGAGAATATAGGGATTAGAGTTAAGATCACCCCTGTAAGCAGTAGGGAGCTGGATGCCAGGACATCTGCGGGCACGGCCCAGGCATGGGTGATCGGCTGGTCATTCGGAAGATTCCCGCTATTTATGTACTACTTCTGGCATAGCAGAGAGATAAGGCCTGGAGGTTGGAATGAGTGGAGAGTGAGGAATGCTACTTTGGATGATATACTTGATAAGTTCTACTATGCTCAATCGGTGGATGAGGCTATCCAGTGGGCTTACAAGGCTCAGGAGATACTAACCGATATAATACCCTGGATACCCGTATACACTGGCGTGACTATAAATGCTTTTAACGGTGCTATAGACAAGGACTCAATTCTCCTAGCATATGCACCGCCGCTCAAGGATCCCGTTGGCTTCAGCTACTTCTGGTGGAACACCGTGAGGTTTAAGGACAAGCCCTTTGGAGGTACTCTTAGATATTACTTCACAGTTGATATAACAACGCTTAACCCAACAGTATATCTATGGGCTAGCGAGGCAGACGCGATCTTCAGGGTATATACCTATGGATATGTAGTAAGGCCTGAGGACATCTATGCCGAGCCAAGGATCCCTGTTCTCTTCGAGAACTACAGCGTTGAGAAGGTAGTTGTTGATGGTAAGAATCTGACTAAGATAACTATTAAGCTGAGGGATGGGCTCACATGGCACGATGGCGTGCCTATAACAGCCTATGACTTT contains:
- a CDS encoding ABC transporter substrate-binding protein, with the translated sequence MVGFDRLASRYGSIAILAIMLLSLAASLTISTSAQTAAKDPRVGPYIDRITMPVQRDYSVRLLAFEANEFDILGVLPRDLERIRTNRPDAHIIFTISITSLGALHFNVELWPVKYPEVRKALAMVTNRDEIISKSPLQGIAIKDSYIVPPTYGKWVNPATDFEKLYPYNPDAARRLLSTIFQPCPDNPKFWCDPKEGMKPVEIEILSLPEATSPVYWWEAQYWKAQAENIGIRVKITPVSSRELDARTSAGTAQAWVIGWSFGRFPLFMYYFWHSREIRPGGWNEWRVRNATLDDILDKFYYAQSVDEAIQWAYKAQEILTDIIPWIPVYTGVTINAFNGAIDKDSILLAYAPPLKDPVGFSYFWWNTVRFKDKPFGGTLRYYFTVDITTLNPTVYLWASEADAIFRVYTYGYVVRPEDIYAEPRIPVLFENYSVEKVVVDGKNLTKITIKLRDGLTWHDGVPITAYDFEFTIRKFGMELKTRRDYGPYIEALYRINVVDDRTIEFYLTQYGWSDLYTFTEYRPLPRHIYGKLQNPLDDISLLPHPSIPGLTAMVGSGPFVLIKREVAYAELVWYPEYAYRAPERMPRVSIEGLPSQVEAGKPLTLRVRALDPTGAVSPAITVTARLVGPVTLEIPLRSVGGGVYEAALPALREGDYRLVVEAAMPVMIWKAVGTATQSFRVVGVGLGPAPTPTPEARPIEISVGGVTIAITSPPPAGSPTAAATQPKLETPKVEAKEPELSFSYAAIAIAVLSLVVAGVGVLLRRS